The genomic interval TCTTGGTCGCATCCCGATGGAGAACATCGACATGCAATCCTTCACCGGGCAGGAGGCCGCGCAGGGTTTCAACCACCGCGACACTGCGATGGCGGCCGCCGGTACAACCAATTGAGACCGTCAGGTAACTCTTCCCTTCCTGACGGTATTGGGGCAGCAGAAACTGCAGCATGTCCTGAAGTTTCTGCAGAAAAGACCTGCCGACCGGATTTTCAAGAGAAAAACTTCGAACTCTCTGATCCGTACCGGTCAACGGCTGCAGATCGGGATGGTAATGCGGGTTGGGAAGAAACCGAACATCAAAAACCAGGTCTGACTCAACCGGCACCCCGAAACGGAAACCGAAGGATTGCAGCAGAACCGCAAGCTGCTGACTTGACTGATCCCCACTGGCCAGACGTATCACCTGGTTGCGCAACTGGTGAGGTGTCAGCCAGGAAGAATCAATAAAATGGGTCGCCAGCTGCTTCATCTCCGCAAGAAGCGCCCGCTCCAGTTCGATCCCATGAACAACCTGGTCCTGACTGGCCAGGGGATGCCGGCGTCGGGTTTCGGAAAAACGACGTGTCAGAACGTCATTATTGGCCTCGAAAAAGAAAATCTCGATTTCGAAACCGGTCCTGGCAAGGGTTTCGAAAGTACTGCGGGCCTCGGCCAGGTAGTCGCGGTTGCGCACATCGACAACCACCGCCAACTCACCCCCCTCGGGCTGGAAGGTGGTCGCCAGACCGAGGCACTGCGGCAGTAAAGGCAATGGCAGGTTGTCGACGACAAAGAACCCGACATCTTCAAGGGCGCGGGCGGCGCAGCTCTTGCCGGAACCCGACAGCCCGGTAATGACAAGAACCCGTTTGGCGCTCATTCGAGATTATCTCCGATAATGGTGTGGGAATGCAACCAGGCGGTTTCTGCCATGCGTTTTTCCAGCCGGTCCTGAAATTCCACCGCGCTGTTGTATCCCATCTCCTTGAGCAACTGGTTCCGAGCCGCCACTTCGACAATGCTGGTGATATTCCGTCCCGGACGAACCGGGATCTTCAGCAGCGGGATCCCCAACCCGAGAACCTTGTATTTTTCCTCCTCCAGCCCGAGACGGTCATATTCGTGTCCGTCCTCCCAGGAAACCAGCTCGATGGCCAGGTCAATTTTCTTTCTTTCCCGGATGGCCGCAACACCGAACAGGTGCTTGATATTGATAATGCCGAGCCCGCGAATCTCCATATGATAGTGAAGTAGATCCATCCCCTCACCGAAAAGAACCGCCGGCAATTTCATCCTCACCTTGACAACGTCATCAGCCACCAGTCGATGGCCACGCAGCACCAGGTCGAGAGCGACTTCACTCTTGCCGATACCGCTTTTGCCGTGCAGCAGCACCCCGACACCGAGGACATCGACCAGGACACCATGGATCGTTGTTGACGGCAGCAGACGCTCTTCCAGGAACTGGGTGATCAGCGAAATGAAGGTGGAACTCTGGTGATGAGTCCGCAACAGGGGAATACCCCGAGCCTCGACTTCCCGCACCAGCATCGACGGCGGCTCCTGCCCCTTGGTGATGATGAAACAACAGATATCGACGTTACAGAGTTTGGCCAGGTTCTTCTCGGCGAGATCAACCGGAAGATGGTTGAGATAGCTCAGTTCCGTTGAACCGAGGACCTGCAGACGGTCGGGATGAAGATTGGTCACGTACCCGGCAAGAGCGAGACCGGGTTTCTGGATTCGGGGAACCTGAACATGACGCAACAGGCCCTTTTCACCGGCCAGCAATTCCAGGTCAAGGCCGGCTTCCTTTTCACTCAGAATATCCTGGATCGTGATTCCGGGCATGCGGATCGGTCCTCTGAAAAGTCGGGGCCTGTTCCGGGACGGCACGGGCCATGCTATGAAAACATTGGGGGGACGCTAAAGGGACTCCTCCTGACGAGCGATAATTCCGTAGATGCTTTCGGCATCCTCGGCATCAAGGAGTGCCTGGCGGACGGAGGGATTTTTCAGCAGCTTGGAAATGCGCGCCAGGGTCTTCAGGTGGACGCCGACCGACTCTTCAGGCGCGACCAGCAGGAAAAAAAGCTGGGCCGGACGCCCGTCCATCGAATCAAAATCGATTCCGCCGCGACTGCGGCCGAAGGAAATCAACAGTTTGTCCAGCTTTCTCAACTTGCCATGGGGAATGGCAACTCCATCGCCGATCCCGGTGCTGCCGAGCTGTTCCCGCTCCTGGAGGATCGCGACCACCTCATCGCGATCAAGAGACGGTTCAACACGCATCAGGGCATCGGTCAACTCTCCGAGGACCTCCGCTTTGGTGGAAGCTTGCAGGTCGGCGGAGATCGCAGCGGGGTCAAGTAGATCAATAATCTTCATAATTCTGACTGAGTTCGGATACAAGTCAGGGGGAGAGTGGCGGGACTCTCCCCCTGAACCGATGTGAGATCAGGCTCCCTGTTGAGGTTCGATCAGGCCGTAGTTGCCGTCTTTGCGGCGATAGACCACATTAATGTCTTCGTTTCGGTCATTGGTGAAAACAAGAAAATCCTTGTGCAGCAGATCCATCTGCATGACCGCCTCTTCCACCGACATCGGCTTGACCGAAAAACTGTGGGAGTGAATAATGATCGGTTCCGAGGAACCCTCTTCATCAACACTCTCCGCCTTGAGAACGGTTTTCTGAACCTGCCGCTCTCTCCCGGACAAAGGCTTGTGCCGTTTCAGGCGATCCTTGTAGCGTTTCAGCTGACGTTCAATCTTGTCGACCACGGCATCGATGGCCGCGTACATGTCGTTGGTGGTCTCGGTGCCCTTGATGGTAATTCCCTTGGCGACCAGAGTCACCTCGGCTCGATGACGGATCTTCTTTTCGACCGAAAGAACCGCCTGAGCATCGATCGGTTCTTCGATGTACTTCTTGACCCTGGAGAGTTTTTCCTGCAGATAATCACGAACGGGTGCACTTACTTCCATGTGTCTGAAAGTTGTGGCAACTTGCATATGAATCTACCTCCTGGTAATGCCTCGTGGGGCGTTATCGATAGCTGAAGTATATCGCCCCGTTGACCGTTGACCAGCCTAAAAGAGTCGCTTACGTTCGGTGGACGATCCGATGCCGAGCATCTCACGGTACTTGGTCACCGTGCGCCGGGCGATATCGATATCGGATTCACGCAGAATTTCGACAATCTTCTGATCTGAATAGGGTTTTTTCGGATTTTCTCCGGAAATAATTTCCTGAATCTTGCTCTTGACACTTTCGGAGGCGATGGTGTCCCCGCCGGTTGTGCTTATACCGCTATTGAAAAAGAACTTCAACTCAAAAAGACCCTGCGGCGTCTGCACATACTTGTTGGTGGTCACCCGACTGATCGTCGATTCGTGCATTTCGATGTCTTCGGCAACATCACGCAGCACAAGGGGTTTGAGATAGGCAATGCCCTTGTCGAAGAATTCGCGCTGAAACTTGACAATGCTCTTGGTGACCCGATAGATGGTGCGCTGACGTTGATGGATACTCTTGATCAGCCAGAGCGCGCCGCGCATTTTCTCCTGGATATACTCACCTGCCTTGGCATCGACTTCCCTGCTGCCGGAAAGGGCGTTGCGATAAAACGAATTGATGCGCAAGTTCGGAAGCCCTTCATCGTTCAACACCACCACGTACTCATCACTGATCTTGTAGACAAAGATGTCCGGGGTGATGTAATGAACATCTTCCTCGCCATAGGCGCTGCCGGGACGGGGGTCGAGGTTGGAAATGATTTTCGCCGCACCGAGGACTTCATCGAGACTGACGCCAAGCGCCTTGGCAATGACGGGATACTTGCGGGCCTCGAGTTCCCGGATGTGATCGAGCAGCACCCGCTCAACCAGAGAACCCTGCATGCCGAGATGTTCAACCTGGCGCAGCAGGGATTCCCGCAGATCTCTGCAGGCAATCCCCGGCGGGTCAAACTGCTGAACCAGCAGCAGAACCTCCTCGACCTGTTCGGCGGTCACCCGGCAGGCTCCGGCAATCTCTTCCAGTGAAGCCTGCAGGTAGCCGTCAGCGTCAAGGTTGCCGATAATCTCGGCGGCGATGGCACGTTTCCAGTCAACGATACGGGACAGATTCAACTGCCACATCAGGTGTTCGGCAAGGGTACTCTTGCGCGTCAGCAGGTTCTCGTAGGAAGGGCGATCGTCGTCACTTTCGTAGATATCGGCGGTGGTTCCCGACTGGGTGTAACCTTCGAGATAGGCTTGCCAGTCAATCTCATCCTTGAGCCCTGCCGGATCTTCTGGCATTTCCTCGGCATTCTCGTTGGCGGGTTCCGCTTCAGACTTTTCGGTGTCGGCGGCAGTTTCCGCTACATCTTCAACTTCATTTTCCGCGGATTCCTTTTCCTCCGCCTGTTCCCCACTCTCTTCCAGAATCGGGTTCTCTTCCAGCTCCTGCTGAACCATATCCAGCAACTCCATACGGGAGAGCTGGAGCAGCTTGATTGCCTGTTGCAGCTGGGGCGTCATCACCAGCTGCTGGCTCATCTTAAGTTGTTGACGTAATTCCAGGGCCATCAGGACTCCATTCAGTGCGTGCTCCGGTAGAGCTTACCACCAGCCATTTCATTTCTAAAGACGAAACTTTTCACCCAGATAGATTTCCCGGGCGCGGCTGCTGCCGGCAATTTCTTCCGGCGTTCCGAATTCGAGAATTTCACCGGCATTGAGAATATAGGCGCGATCGCAGACATCGAGGGTTTCACGAACATTGTGATCAGAGATCAGCACACCGATGCCATTTTTTTTCAAACCATCAATAATTCCCTGGATATCGATCACCGCCAGGGGGTCGATACCGGCAAAAGGTTCATCAAGAAGAATAAAAACCGGCTCGATAACCAGGGCGCGGGCAATTTCCAGGCGCCGTCGTTCCCCGCCCGACAACGCGTAACCATAACTTTTGGCGACATGCGTCAGGCGCAGATCTTCCAGCAACTGCTCCATCCGTTCGGTCCGCTGGACGGCACCGATGTCAAGGGTTTCAAGAATGGCCAGCAGATTCTCCTCAACCGTCAGTTTGCGAAAGACCGACGCTTCCTGGGGCAGATAGGAGATACCGGCCCGGGCACGCTTGTAGACCGGCAGGCCGGTCAGTTCACAGTCATCCAGAAAGACCCGCCCCCGGTCGGGGCGCACCAGCCCGACAACCATGTAGAAGGAGGTCGTCTTGCCCGCGCCGTTGGGGCCGAGCAGACCGATCACCTGTCCCGAGGAGACCTGCAGATCGACATCCCGCACCACCTGGCGCTTCTGGTAGCTCTTGCAGAGACCTTCAGCGCGCAGCGTCCGCATCACTCTGCTTTCCCCGCGGATGAAAGGTGGCCTTGACCCGCCCCTCCCCGCGACTGTCAACAACACTGCGTTTATCGTTCAGATACACGGTGATCTTATCGCCGGAAACCTGGTCCGCACCATCGTTGATGCGCGGATTCCCGGTCAACACCAGTTTGCCGCTGCTGCGTTGATAGAGCGCATGCTGTCCGGTGGCGACCCGCTGTCCCTGAATGACCCGAACATCCTGCTCAGCCTCAATCCGCTCAACCTGGCGTGCTTCGCCCCGGTAGTACACCGTCAGGCGACCGGCATGGATCACCAGGTCCGCCTGGCGGGCCTCGACGTCACCGATAAAGGTCACGGTCCCGGCGGCATCATCCGCTTCCAGCTGCCGGGAGGTAATCTCCAAAGGGGCATCCCCGGGCGCAACAGAAGCCGCCCGAACCGCACCGGAAAAGAGGCAGAGAAAGATCAGCAACAGGTAGGTTTTCATCCCTTTTCCTCGTCATCCGGCCTGATCAGCCATTTGGAGCGAACGTTGGCCAGGAGCTTCAGCCGACGCTGATCAACCAGCAATCGCATCCCGGTCGCTTCAACCTCAAACTGCCCGGAACTCAATCTCACCGGTTGATCGGTCCACAGCAGTCGTTCGGCCTGGCGATAGTGGAGACGATCGGTGGAAAATTCATACCCCCGCTCACTGCGGGCCACAACGTTACCGGAAACCACGAGTTCACCGGCCTTTTCATCCCACACTCCCCGGCGGGCATCCAGGGTCAGAACACCGGATTCACCCGCGCCGAAAAAACGGAGGTGGACATTATGCAAACGACTCCGCCCGGTTTCAAGATCATAACTGGCCCGGTCGGCACGCAACCGCCAGAAGGCCTTCCCGCCCCGGGTTTCGGTGTAGTCGATTTTAGCCAGGGAGAGATCGGCACCTGCCGCCGGCACGTCCACCGCAACCGGTTCAATACGCGTGTAGCGCCGGGAGATCACCAGCACCAGCATCCCGGAAAGCACCAGGATGGCAACAACCAGCAAATGTCGGGCGGAAAAAAATTGCTTCATAAACGGGGCCAGTATAGCATTGCCGCCGAGGGGAGTAAAGCATCGGGAAGGGACTTGGCACAGGAATTGTAAGAAGTCATCAAGCCAGGTACGGGGCCATCAGCCGCTCCCAGTGTCCCTGGGCCTTGAGCAGTATTTCGCAGACCTCCCGCACACCGCCGCCGCCGCCGGGATAACGGGAAACGAAATCGACCCGTTCCCGGACCTCGGGGCAACCGTCGGCAACGGTCGCGGAGAATCCGACCCGCGTGAGAATCGGCAGATCGACAATATCATCACCGATATAGGCAACCTGCTCCGGAGACAGGGAGAGATCCGACAATATCCGCAGATAGGGCTCCAGTTTGTTCCGGGCCCCCTGGACGATCAGATCGATGCCGAGTTCCCGCATCCGATGGGAAACCACCCGTGACTGCCGCCCGGTAATGATGCCGACCTGAATACCGGCCCGCTGCAGCAATTTCAATCCATGACCGTCACGCACATTGAAGGCCTTGGTCTCCGCGCCCGAGTCGCTGAGGATGATCCGGCCGTCCGTCAGAACGCCATCAACGTCGAGTAACAGCAACCTCACGGTTCGCAGTTTGTTCTCCATCAGACCACCCCCGCCTTGAGCAGGTCATGCAGGTGGACAATCCCGACCGGTTCCGCCGCCTGATCGTCGGCAAAGACAAACAGGGAGGTTATCGAGTGGGCCTCCATACGCTGCAGGGCCTTGGCCGCGAGGTCGTTGCGCAGTATCCGCTTCGGACTGGCCGTCATCACATCTTTGATCGGAGAATTGAGGACGTCGTAACCACGTTCCATGCAACGCCGCAAGTCACCATCGGTGAAGACTCCGAGCAGGCCGCCCTGAGAATCGACAACACCGGTGATGCCGAGTTTTTTGCTGGTAATCTCGAACAACCCGTCGCGCAGCAGGGTCTCCTCGTCAACCAGGGGAATCTCCTCACCGCAGTGCATCAGATCCTCAACCCTCAGCAGCAGCCTCTTGCCGAGCGCTCCACCGGGATGAAAAAGAGCGAAATCCTCTTCTTTGAAACCACGTCGGTCCAGCAGGGCAACCGCCAGGGCGTCCCCCATGGCGAGGGTGGCGGTGGTACTGGCGGTCGGAGCCAGACCCAACGGGCAGGCCTCTTCAGCGACGGACACATCGAGGCTGACATCCCCGGCCTTGGCGAGAGTGCTTTGCGGATTGCCGGTCATGGCGATCAACGGCACCCCCATACGACGGATAACCGGCAGAATGCGCAGCACCTCCTCGGTTTCTCCGGAATTGGACACGGCGATGATGACATCATCCTTCATGATCATGCCGAGATCACCGTGAATACCTTCGGCGGGATGCAGAAAGAGCGCCGGGGTGCCGGTTGAAGCCATGGTTGAGGCAATCTTCTGGCAGATCAGCCCCGACTTGCCCATACCCGAAATGACCACCCGTCCGCGACAGGCGAGGATCATCTCCACCGCGGCACTGAACTGGCCGTCCAGTCGCTGCTGCAGCGCCAGGACCGCATCGGCTTCAACCTGCAGAACCTTTTTTGCAATATCAATCATAGAATTCTGTCCGTTAAACACGATTGACCGTCCTGACCAGCCGGTCAATCTCCAGCACCTGGGTCAACAGGCCCTCAAGGCTGTCCAGCGACAAAGAATTCGGGCCGTCACAAAGAGCCCGGTCGGGGTCTTCGTGAACCTCCCAGAAAAGTGCGTCAATGCCCATGCCGACAGCGGCGCGGGAAAGCCCGGCAACGAATTCCCGCTGTCCGGAGGAAGCGTCGCCGGCGCCGCCGGGCAGCTGAACGGCGTGGGTCGCGTCAAAAACCACCGGCACCCCGAACTCCCGCATCAGCGCCAGCGAACGCATATCAACCACCAGGTTGTTGTAACCGAAGCTGCTGCCGCGTTCAGTGAGCAGAACCTTGTCGCCACCGGCTTCGGCCAGCTTGGTCAGTACGTTGCGCATATCCCAGGGGGCCATGAACTGGCCCTTTTTCACATTGACCGGTTTGCCGGTTCGGGCGGCGGCCTGCAACAGATCGGTCTGGCGGCAGAGAAAAGCCGGGATCTGCAGCAGGTCCAGAACCTCGGCGGCGGCGGCCACCTGACTGATATCATGGATATCGGACACCACCGGAAGACCGAACTCATCCTTGACCCGCCGCAGGATTTCAAGTCCTTCATCCAGACCCGGCCCGCGAAAAGAATGGGACGAGGAGCG from Geothermobacter hydrogeniphilus carries:
- the lptA gene encoding lipopolysaccharide transport periplasmic protein LptA; the encoded protein is MKTYLLLIFLCLFSGAVRAASVAPGDAPLEITSRQLEADDAAGTVTFIGDVEARQADLVIHAGRLTVYYRGEARQVERIEAEQDVRVIQGQRVATGQHALYQRSSGKLVLTGNPRINDGADQVSGDKITVYLNDKRSVVDSRGEGRVKATFHPRGKQSDADAAR
- a CDS encoding PTS sugar transporter subunit IIA, with amino-acid sequence MKIIDLLDPAAISADLQASTKAEVLGELTDALMRVEPSLDRDEVVAILQEREQLGSTGIGDGVAIPHGKLRKLDKLLISFGRSRGGIDFDSMDGRPAQLFFLLVAPEESVGVHLKTLARISKLLKNPSVRQALLDAEDAESIYGIIARQEESL
- the hpf gene encoding ribosome hibernation-promoting factor, HPF/YfiA family; amino-acid sequence: MQVATTFRHMEVSAPVRDYLQEKLSRVKKYIEEPIDAQAVLSVEKKIRHRAEVTLVAKGITIKGTETTNDMYAAIDAVVDKIERQLKRYKDRLKRHKPLSGRERQVQKTVLKAESVDEEGSSEPIIIHSHSFSVKPMSVEEAVMQMDLLHKDFLVFTNDRNEDINVVYRRKDGNYGLIEPQQGA
- the kdsA gene encoding 3-deoxy-8-phosphooctulonate synthase gives rise to the protein MQSVDVAGVRIGGDAPLALLSGPCVIENLDLTLRIAEYLQRLTEKLGVGLVFKASYDKANRSSSHSFRGPGLDEGLEILRRVKDEFGLPVVSDIHDISQVAAAAEVLDLLQIPAFLCRQTDLLQAAARTGKPVNVKKGQFMAPWDMRNVLTKLAEAGGDKVLLTERGSSFGYNNLVVDMRSLALMREFGVPVVFDATHAVQLPGGAGDASSGQREFVAGLSRAAVGMGIDALFWEVHEDPDRALCDGPNSLSLDSLEGLLTQVLEIDRLVRTVNRV
- the rapZ gene encoding RNase adapter RapZ codes for the protein MSAKRVLVITGLSGSGKSCAARALEDVGFFVVDNLPLPLLPQCLGLATTFQPEGGELAVVVDVRNRDYLAEARSTFETLARTGFEIEIFFFEANNDVLTRRFSETRRRHPLASQDQVVHGIELERALLAEMKQLATHFIDSSWLTPHQLRNQVIRLASGDQSSQQLAVLLQSFGFRFGVPVESDLVFDVRFLPNPHYHPDLQPLTGTDQRVRSFSLENPVGRSFLQKLQDMLQFLLPQYRQEGKSYLTVSIGCTGGRHRSVAVVETLRGLLPGEGLHVDVLHRDATKR
- the lptB gene encoding LPS export ABC transporter ATP-binding protein, encoding MRTLRAEGLCKSYQKRQVVRDVDLQVSSGQVIGLLGPNGAGKTTSFYMVVGLVRPDRGRVFLDDCELTGLPVYKRARAGISYLPQEASVFRKLTVEENLLAILETLDIGAVQRTERMEQLLEDLRLTHVAKSYGYALSGGERRRLEIARALVIEPVFILLDEPFAGIDPLAVIDIQGIIDGLKKNGIGVLISDHNVRETLDVCDRAYILNAGEILEFGTPEEIAGSSRAREIYLGEKFRL
- the hprK gene encoding HPr(Ser) kinase/phosphatase, whose product is MPGITIQDILSEKEAGLDLELLAGEKGLLRHVQVPRIQKPGLALAGYVTNLHPDRLQVLGSTELSYLNHLPVDLAEKNLAKLCNVDICCFIITKGQEPPSMLVREVEARGIPLLRTHHQSSTFISLITQFLEERLLPSTTIHGVLVDVLGVGVLLHGKSGIGKSEVALDLVLRGHRLVADDVVKVRMKLPAVLFGEGMDLLHYHMEIRGLGIINIKHLFGVAAIRERKKIDLAIELVSWEDGHEYDRLGLEEEKYKVLGLGIPLLKIPVRPGRNITSIVEVAARNQLLKEMGYNSAVEFQDRLEKRMAETAWLHSHTIIGDNLE
- a CDS encoding KdsC family phosphatase, with translation MENKLRTVRLLLLDVDGVLTDGRIILSDSGAETKAFNVRDGHGLKLLQRAGIQVGIITGRQSRVVSHRMRELGIDLIVQGARNKLEPYLRILSDLSLSPEQVAYIGDDIVDLPILTRVGFSATVADGCPEVRERVDFVSRYPGGGGGVREVCEILLKAQGHWERLMAPYLA
- the lptC gene encoding LPS export ABC transporter periplasmic protein LptC, with translation MKQFFSARHLLVVAILVLSGMLVLVISRRYTRIEPVAVDVPAAGADLSLAKIDYTETRGGKAFWRLRADRASYDLETGRSRLHNVHLRFFGAGESGVLTLDARRGVWDEKAGELVVSGNVVARSERGYEFSTDRLHYRQAERLLWTDQPVRLSSGQFEVEATGMRLLVDQRRLKLLANVRSKWLIRPDDEEKG
- a CDS encoding KpsF/GutQ family sugar-phosphate isomerase, whose protein sequence is MIDIAKKVLQVEADAVLALQQRLDGQFSAAVEMILACRGRVVISGMGKSGLICQKIASTMASTGTPALFLHPAEGIHGDLGMIMKDDVIIAVSNSGETEEVLRILPVIRRMGVPLIAMTGNPQSTLAKAGDVSLDVSVAEEACPLGLAPTASTTATLAMGDALAVALLDRRGFKEEDFALFHPGGALGKRLLLRVEDLMHCGEEIPLVDEETLLRDGLFEITSKKLGITGVVDSQGGLLGVFTDGDLRRCMERGYDVLNSPIKDVMTASPKRILRNDLAAKALQRMEAHSITSLFVFADDQAAEPVGIVHLHDLLKAGVV
- the rpoN gene encoding RNA polymerase factor sigma-54; this translates as MALELRQQLKMSQQLVMTPQLQQAIKLLQLSRMELLDMVQQELEENPILEESGEQAEEKESAENEVEDVAETAADTEKSEAEPANENAEEMPEDPAGLKDEIDWQAYLEGYTQSGTTADIYESDDDRPSYENLLTRKSTLAEHLMWQLNLSRIVDWKRAIAAEIIGNLDADGYLQASLEEIAGACRVTAEQVEEVLLLVQQFDPPGIACRDLRESLLRQVEHLGMQGSLVERVLLDHIRELEARKYPVIAKALGVSLDEVLGAAKIISNLDPRPGSAYGEEDVHYITPDIFVYKISDEYVVVLNDEGLPNLRINSFYRNALSGSREVDAKAGEYIQEKMRGALWLIKSIHQRQRTIYRVTKSIVKFQREFFDKGIAYLKPLVLRDVAEDIEMHESTISRVTTNKYVQTPQGLFELKFFFNSGISTTGGDTIASESVKSKIQEIISGENPKKPYSDQKIVEILRESDIDIARRTVTKYREMLGIGSSTERKRLF